A window of the Janthinobacterium agaricidamnosum NBRC 102515 = DSM 9628 genome harbors these coding sequences:
- a CDS encoding S24 family peptidase, with amino-acid sequence MDIFAIRRHRLRSLINKIADGNISFFAAQFNYSRSQISQYLSKTYNDGRSIGERVARTIEERTSIANGWLDQHPQQNLQEGVSDDTGEMEEDFPFVLKPEDGQLIKRNLLVKGIILPKGEDVIQFKNPGDDFGSKYLEFHSRDPLAYALLVRGNKLRPRVKSGEFLVIEPSGEPLPGDDVVLRLQDGEFYVMQLLYQRGDEVAFGNLNEIGPPALVLEGEIVTMELITAIARTATLKTGSQDI; translated from the coding sequence ATGGATATTTTCGCAATTCGACGACATCGCCTTCGCTCATTGATCAATAAAATAGCAGACGGTAATATTTCATTCTTCGCAGCACAGTTTAATTATTCGCGCTCTCAAATATCCCAATACCTATCAAAAACTTACAACGATGGCAGAAGCATCGGGGAACGCGTAGCTCGCACTATCGAGGAACGCACAAGCATCGCCAATGGATGGCTTGATCAGCACCCACAACAAAATCTTCAAGAGGGTGTAAGCGATGATACGGGAGAGATGGAAGAAGACTTCCCCTTTGTACTAAAACCCGAAGATGGTCAGCTAATAAAGCGGAATTTGCTGGTTAAGGGAATCATTCTCCCTAAAGGAGAGGACGTAATTCAATTCAAAAATCCTGGCGACGATTTTGGATCTAAGTATCTTGAATTTCACTCCCGTGATCCACTTGCATACGCATTGCTAGTAAGGGGAAATAAGCTTCGACCTCGCGTGAAAAGTGGCGAGTTTTTAGTCATTGAGCCTTCCGGTGAGCCGCTCCCTGGGGATGATGTTGTGCTAAGACTCCAAGATGGCGAGTTTTATGTGATGCAACTTCTATATCAGCGAGGCGATGAAGTTGCTTTTGGAAATCTCAACGAAATCGGCCCGCCTGCCCTGGTTTTAGAGGGCGAAATCGTCACAATGGAGTTGATCACAGCCATCGCTCGAACGGCGACATTAAAAACTGGGTCGCAAGATATTTAG
- a CDS encoding ORF6N domain-containing protein, whose product MSARQPHELLLAARPVEILGVALSPVEYSGVRVMTLTMIDQVHKRPDGTARRNFNEHRARLVMGEDFFELNQPNEIRALGFSRPQGGTPAAVLLLTEAGYSMLVKSFTDDLAWDVQRLLVKSYFAKPAPATDPLASLPPEQRALIALMVDNASIKAEQAAQSQALAAQAEVQAEQGAAITAVGQRVGDLADTMLMLARPAGAESIVHIRERINKLHGLPSRIIDEVLRQSPIAPKPAGMVKHSREEARGGSYAVYWIKDVSAVFARFSGECTRITATQVTHPYIDGRFKLLPARDRP is encoded by the coding sequence ATGAGCGCAAGACAACCACACGAGCTGCTGTTGGCGGCTCGGCCCGTCGAAATCCTCGGCGTAGCGCTGTCACCTGTCGAATACAGCGGTGTTCGCGTCATGACGCTGACCATGATCGATCAGGTACACAAGCGGCCAGATGGCACGGCGCGCCGGAACTTCAACGAGCATCGGGCTCGGCTTGTTATGGGGGAAGACTTCTTCGAGTTGAACCAGCCGAACGAAATTCGTGCGCTTGGTTTTTCGCGCCCCCAAGGCGGGACGCCGGCCGCGGTATTGCTGCTGACTGAAGCCGGCTACAGCATGCTGGTGAAATCCTTCACCGACGATCTGGCCTGGGATGTGCAGCGCTTGCTGGTGAAGTCGTACTTCGCGAAGCCGGCGCCGGCCACTGATCCGCTGGCCAGCTTGCCGCCGGAGCAGCGCGCGTTGATCGCCCTGATGGTGGATAACGCCTCGATCAAGGCCGAACAGGCGGCGCAGAGCCAGGCGCTGGCCGCCCAGGCTGAAGTGCAGGCAGAGCAAGGTGCTGCGATTACTGCGGTCGGTCAGCGCGTCGGCGACTTGGCCGACACTATGCTCATGCTGGCGCGCCCGGCCGGCGCCGAGTCCATCGTGCACATCCGGGAGCGCATCAATAAGTTGCACGGCCTGCCGTCACGCATCATTGATGAGGTCTTGCGCCAGTCGCCGATCGCGCCGAAGCCGGCCGGCATGGTGAAGCACTCGCGCGAAGAGGCGCGCGGTGGCAGCTACGCCGTCTACTGGATCAAGGACGTCAGCGCAGTGTTCGCGCGCTTCTCCGGTGAATGCACGCGCATTACTGCCACCCAAGTGACGCACCCGTACATTGACGGCCGGTTCAAGTTGCTCCCAGCTCGCGACCGACCGTAA
- a CDS encoding helix-turn-helix transcriptional regulator, whose amino-acid sequence MSEVKKFLRLPVVIEVTGRSRSTILRGAKDGSFPSPVHIGPRAIAWDSTEVAAWQQKCIATSKGEN is encoded by the coding sequence ATGAGCGAAGTCAAAAAATTCCTGCGGCTGCCAGTCGTCATCGAGGTTACAGGCAGGTCGCGCAGCACGATCTTGCGCGGTGCGAAGGATGGCAGCTTTCCTTCTCCGGTCCATATCGGCCCGCGCGCCATCGCTTGGGATTCGACCGAGGTGGCCGCGTGGCAGCAAAAATGCATCGCCACGAGCAAGGGCGAGAACTAA
- a CDS encoding TetR/AcrR family transcriptional regulator, with protein sequence MNVTDKKHPCLKRAQDRRKQVLDAAASCFSRSGFHGASMAEISKAAGMSAGHIYNYFDSKDAIIAAFVEQNVERISMIMQDLAQQDDPLQAMIDNIEVHVAENLDPTIWSLPLEIFSEASRNPRVAERVQDADRRSRGMLHKIIRDARIRRGLPTDEEMLAGRVETVIAMYQGLHIRVLHNPDQHAASLSAAFRVAMAALILGQ encoded by the coding sequence ATGAACGTCACAGATAAAAAACATCCATGCCTGAAACGCGCGCAAGACCGGCGCAAACAGGTGCTGGATGCTGCCGCCAGCTGCTTCAGCCGGAGCGGCTTCCACGGCGCCAGCATGGCCGAGATCTCGAAGGCCGCGGGCATGAGCGCCGGCCACATCTACAATTACTTCGACAGCAAGGACGCCATCATCGCGGCCTTCGTCGAGCAGAATGTGGAACGGATCTCGATGATCATGCAGGACCTGGCGCAGCAGGACGATCCGCTGCAGGCGATGATCGACAACATCGAAGTGCATGTCGCCGAAAACCTGGATCCGACTATCTGGTCGCTGCCATTGGAAATTTTTTCCGAAGCGTCGCGCAATCCCCGCGTCGCGGAGCGGGTGCAGGATGCAGACCGGCGCTCGCGCGGGATGCTGCACAAGATCATCCGCGATGCGCGCATCAGGCGCGGCTTGCCGACCGATGAGGAAATGCTGGCCGGGCGCGTCGAAACCGTGATCGCCATGTACCAGGGCTTGCACATCCGGGTGCTGCACAATCCGGACCAGCACGCGGCCTCGCTGAGCGCCGCTTTCAGGGTCGCGATGGCGGCGTTGATACTGGGGCAGTAG
- the adeC gene encoding AdeC/AdeK/OprM family multidrug efflux complex outer membrane factor: MKKTIISLAALAVLAGCSLAPTYQRPVTPAPAAWPTGPAYKPDSAAADARPVSDLAWRDFFTDQRLSKVLELALANNRDLRVSILNIEKARATYGIQRAALLPTLSASGGQNATRIARNLSPTGEAEITRQYSANLGVSAYELDFFGRVRSLSEGALQQYLATEEARRAAQISLLAEVANGYLTLVADQERLRLARETLKNQQLSYDLNQRRFQAGAASGLDMYDARTSVESARSDVASFTAQVALDQNALTLLLGSAVPDELLPQGTLDNVTTLTEIPSGLPSDVLQRRPDVLGAERSLRAANANIGAARAAFFPRISLTATAGSVSDNLSGLFKGGSGAWSFIPQLNLPIFDGGVNRANLDIANVQRDIYVAQYEKAIQTAFREVSDALAQRGTLDERLAAQQALVEASSKSYAIHEARYKQGADTYLNALIAQRTLYSAQQGLINVRLLKSTNLVTLYKVLGGGWQPEGAAVASNVQGASGVQ, encoded by the coding sequence ATGAAAAAAACCATCATCTCTCTCGCTGCGCTGGCCGTGCTGGCCGGTTGCAGCCTGGCGCCCACTTACCAGCGTCCGGTGACGCCGGCGCCGGCCGCCTGGCCGACCGGCCCGGCGTACAAGCCGGACAGCGCGGCGGCCGACGCCAGGCCGGTGTCGGACCTGGCCTGGCGCGATTTCTTTACCGACCAGCGCCTGAGCAAAGTGCTGGAACTGGCGCTGGCCAATAACCGCGACCTGCGCGTATCGATCCTGAACATCGAAAAAGCGCGCGCCACCTACGGTATCCAGCGCGCCGCGCTGCTGCCGACGCTGTCGGCCAGCGGCGGCCAGAACGCGACGCGGATTGCGCGCAACCTGAGCCCGACCGGCGAAGCCGAGATCACCCGGCAGTACAGCGCCAACCTCGGCGTGTCGGCCTATGAACTGGACTTCTTCGGCCGGGTGCGCAGCCTGTCCGAAGGCGCGCTGCAACAATACCTGGCCACCGAGGAAGCGCGCCGCGCCGCGCAGATCAGCCTGCTGGCCGAAGTGGCCAACGGCTACCTGACGCTGGTGGCCGACCAGGAGCGTTTGCGGCTGGCCCGGGAAACCCTGAAGAACCAGCAGCTGTCGTATGACTTGAACCAGCGCCGCTTCCAGGCCGGCGCCGCTTCCGGCCTGGACATGTACGACGCCCGCACCAGCGTCGAATCGGCCCGTTCCGACGTGGCCTCGTTCACCGCGCAAGTGGCGCTGGACCAGAACGCGCTGACGCTGCTGCTCGGCAGCGCGGTGCCGGACGAGTTGCTGCCGCAAGGCACGCTCGACAACGTCACCACACTGACCGAGATCCCGTCCGGCCTGCCGTCGGATGTGCTGCAGCGCCGTCCCGACGTGCTGGGCGCCGAACGCAGCCTGCGCGCGGCCAATGCCAACATCGGCGCGGCCCGCGCGGCGTTCTTCCCGCGCATCTCGCTGACGGCGACGGCGGGTTCGGTCAGCGACAACCTGTCCGGCCTGTTCAAGGGCGGCAGCGGCGCATGGAGCTTCATCCCGCAACTGAACCTGCCGATCTTCGATGGCGGTGTCAACCGCGCCAACCTCGATATCGCCAATGTGCAGCGCGACATTTACGTGGCGCAGTATGAAAAGGCGATCCAGACCGCGTTCCGCGAAGTGTCCGATGCGCTGGCGCAGCGCGGCACGCTCGATGAACGCCTGGCGGCGCAGCAGGCGCTGGTCGAGGCGTCCTCGAAAAGCTACGCGATCCACGAGGCGCGCTACAAGCAGGGCGCCGACACTTACCTGAATGCGCTGATCGCACAGCGCACGCTGTATTCGGCGCAGCAGGGCTTGATCAATGTGCGCTTGTTGAAATCGACCAACCTGGTCACCTTGTACAAGGTGCTGGGCGGTGGCTGGCAGCCCGAGGGCGCCGCCGTGGCGTCGAACGTTCAGGGCGCCAGCGGCGTCCAATAA
- a CDS encoding efflux RND transporter permease subunit, with product MARFFIDRPIFAWVVAIVIMLAGVISILTLPVSQYPSIAPPSIAISGSYPGASAKTVEDAVTQVIEQKMKGIDGLRYMSSSSDSTGGISITLTFTNATNPDIAQVQVQNKLQLATPLLPTAVTQQGLVVSKATRNFLMVLSFTSEDGSMNQTDLGDYVAANVVDPLSRVNGVGDVLLFGSQYAMRIWLDPAKLQSYQLTPTDVSNALVAQNAEVSAGELGGAPAVAGQQLNATVSAQSRLQTVEQFGAILLKTTTDGAMVYLRDVARMELGRENYNTVARYNGKAATGIALKLATGANALDTAVKIKAKVAELSKQFPTGMKSAVAFDTTPFVKLSIEEVVKTLLEAIVLVFLVMYLFLQNFRATLIPTMAVPVVLLGTFGILAAFGFSINTLTMFAMVLAIGLLVDDAIVVVENVERVMSEEGLSPLEATRKSMSQITGALVGIAMVLSAVFVPMAFFSGSTGVIYRQFSITIVSSMVLSVLVAMVFTPALCATILKPVEKGHHATNKGFFGWFNRGFDRSSSKYQGWVGAMINRSGRSMLMYVLVVVALALVFLRLPTSFLPEEDQGVLFSQIQLPTGATQQRTLKVIEQVEHHFLVNEKNAVASVFAVAGFSFGGNGQNTGIAFVRLKDWDERKSADLRAPAIVGRAMGALMQLKDAFVFTFAPPAVLELGNATGFDLQLQDQAGLGHEALISARNQLLGMASKNPVMVGVRPNGQDDTPQYKITIDQQKATALGLSIADVNRVLSIGWGSAYVNDFVDRGRVKKVFMQGQADSRMVPEDLSKWFVRNGSGEMVPFSSFASGKWIYASPRLERYNGLSSVEVLGTPAPGKSTGAAMDEIEKMMTQLPPGIGYEWTGVSLEERASGSQTPALYALSLLIVFLCLAALYESWSIPFSVLLVVPLGVLGTVLGTYVFHLSNDVYFQVGLLTVVGLSAKNAILIVEFAKELQDSGMALKEATLHAVRLRLRPILMTSIAFGLGVLPLAISRGAGSGSQNAIGVGVLGGMLSATFLGIFFVPVFFVLVRGLFSKKDAPAAPPAPSAPAVTLSKDAH from the coding sequence ATGGCACGTTTTTTTATTGACCGCCCGATTTTTGCATGGGTGGTCGCGATCGTCATCATGCTTGCGGGCGTGATCTCGATCCTCACCTTACCGGTCTCGCAATACCCCAGCATCGCGCCGCCGTCGATCGCGATCAGCGGCAGCTATCCAGGCGCCTCGGCCAAGACCGTGGAAGACGCGGTGACCCAGGTCATCGAACAAAAGATGAAGGGCATCGACGGCTTGCGCTATATGTCGTCGTCGAGCGATTCCACCGGCGGCATCAGCATCACGCTGACGTTCACCAACGCCACCAATCCGGACATCGCCCAGGTGCAGGTGCAAAACAAGCTGCAACTGGCGACGCCGCTGCTGCCGACCGCCGTGACCCAGCAGGGCCTGGTGGTGTCGAAAGCGACCCGCAACTTCCTGATGGTGCTCAGCTTCACGTCGGAAGACGGCAGCATGAACCAGACCGACCTGGGCGATTATGTCGCCGCCAACGTGGTCGATCCGCTGAGCCGGGTCAACGGCGTCGGCGACGTGCTGCTGTTCGGTTCGCAATATGCGATGCGCATCTGGCTCGACCCGGCCAAGCTGCAAAGCTACCAGCTGACGCCGACCGACGTCAGCAACGCGCTGGTCGCGCAAAACGCCGAAGTGTCGGCGGGTGAACTGGGCGGCGCGCCGGCCGTCGCCGGCCAGCAATTGAACGCCACCGTATCGGCCCAGAGCCGTTTGCAAACGGTCGAACAATTCGGCGCCATCCTGCTCAAGACCACCACCGACGGCGCCATGGTCTACCTGCGCGACGTGGCGCGGATGGAACTGGGCCGCGAAAACTACAACACCGTGGCACGCTACAACGGCAAGGCCGCCACCGGTATCGCGCTGAAACTGGCGACCGGCGCCAATGCGCTCGACACCGCCGTCAAGATCAAGGCCAAAGTGGCCGAGCTGAGCAAGCAATTCCCGACCGGCATGAAGTCCGCCGTCGCGTTCGACACCACGCCATTCGTCAAGCTGTCGATCGAAGAAGTGGTCAAGACGCTGCTCGAAGCGATCGTGCTGGTGTTCCTGGTGATGTATCTGTTCCTGCAAAATTTCCGCGCCACGCTGATCCCGACCATGGCCGTGCCGGTGGTGCTGCTGGGTACCTTCGGCATCCTGGCGGCGTTCGGTTTTTCGATCAATACGCTGACCATGTTCGCGATGGTGCTGGCGATCGGCTTGCTGGTCGATGACGCCATCGTGGTGGTGGAAAACGTCGAGCGGGTGATGAGCGAGGAAGGCTTGTCGCCGCTGGAAGCGACCCGCAAATCGATGAGCCAGATCACCGGCGCGCTGGTCGGCATCGCGATGGTGCTGTCGGCGGTGTTCGTGCCGATGGCGTTCTTCTCCGGTTCGACCGGCGTGATTTACCGCCAGTTCTCGATCACCATCGTGTCGTCGATGGTGCTGTCGGTGCTGGTCGCCATGGTGTTTACGCCGGCGCTGTGCGCCACCATTTTGAAACCGGTCGAAAAAGGCCATCACGCCACCAACAAGGGTTTCTTTGGCTGGTTCAACCGCGGCTTCGACCGCAGCAGCAGCAAGTACCAGGGCTGGGTCGGCGCGATGATCAACCGCAGCGGCCGTTCGATGCTGATGTATGTGCTGGTGGTGGTGGCGCTGGCGCTGGTATTCCTGCGCTTGCCGACTTCGTTCCTGCCGGAAGAAGACCAGGGCGTGCTGTTCTCGCAAATCCAGTTGCCGACCGGCGCCACCCAGCAGCGTACGCTGAAGGTGATCGAGCAAGTCGAGCATCACTTCCTGGTCAATGAGAAAAATGCCGTCGCCTCGGTGTTCGCGGTGGCCGGCTTCAGCTTCGGCGGCAATGGCCAGAATACCGGTATCGCTTTCGTGCGCCTGAAGGATTGGGACGAGCGCAAGAGCGCCGACCTGCGCGCGCCGGCCATCGTCGGCCGCGCGATGGGCGCGCTGATGCAACTGAAGGACGCGTTTGTATTCACGTTCGCGCCGCCGGCGGTGCTGGAGCTGGGCAACGCCACCGGTTTCGACTTGCAGCTGCAAGACCAGGCTGGCCTCGGACATGAAGCGCTGATCAGCGCGCGTAACCAGCTGCTCGGCATGGCCTCGAAAAATCCGGTGATGGTCGGCGTGCGCCCGAACGGTCAGGACGATACCCCGCAATACAAGATCACCATCGACCAGCAGAAAGCCACCGCGCTGGGCCTGTCGATCGCCGACGTCAACCGGGTGCTCAGCATCGGCTGGGGCAGCGCCTACGTCAACGACTTCGTCGACCGCGGCCGGGTCAAGAAAGTGTTCATGCAAGGCCAGGCCGATTCGCGCATGGTGCCGGAAGACTTGAGCAAATGGTTCGTGCGCAATGGCAGCGGCGAGATGGTGCCGTTCTCGTCGTTCGCGTCGGGCAAGTGGATCTACGCTTCGCCGCGCCTGGAACGCTACAACGGCTTGTCCTCGGTCGAAGTGCTGGGCACTCCGGCGCCAGGCAAGAGCACCGGCGCGGCGATGGACGAGATCGAAAAAATGATGACCCAGCTGCCGCCGGGCATCGGCTACGAATGGACCGGCGTGTCGCTGGAAGAGCGCGCCTCCGGTTCGCAGACGCCGGCGCTGTACGCGCTGTCGCTGCTGATCGTGTTCCTGTGCCTGGCCGCGCTGTATGAAAGCTGGTCGATCCCGTTCTCGGTGCTGCTGGTGGTGCCGCTCGGCGTGCTCGGCACGGTGCTGGGCACTTATGTGTTCCACTTGTCGAACGACGTCTACTTCCAGGTCGGCTTGCTGACCGTGGTCGGCCTGTCGGCGAAAAACGCGATCCTGATCGTCGAATTCGCCAAGGAGCTGCAGGATTCCGGCATGGCGCTGAAAGAAGCGACCTTGCACGCGGTGCGCTTGCGCCTGCGTCCGATCCTGATGACGTCGATCGCCTTCGGCCTCGGCGTGCTGCCGCTGGCCATTTCGCGCGGCGCAGGTTCGGGCAGCCAGAACGCGATCGGCGTCGGCGTGTTGGGCGGCATGTTGTCGGCCACCTTCCTCGGCATCTTCTTCGTACCGGTGTTCTTCGTGCTGGTGCGCGGCCTCTTCTCGAAGAAGGACGCGCCAGCGGCGCCGCCGGCACCATCCGCTCCAGCGGTCACGCTTTCCAAGGATGCGCATTAA
- a CDS encoding efflux RND transporter periplasmic adaptor subunit, with protein sequence MEHTFSLSSSRKAGTLAMLCASVIVAGCSKAPAGAGGPPPVPEVVVYTIAPQALPITTELPGRTNAYQIADVRPQVSGLIQKRLFVEGSDVKAGTALYQIDPATYQAAYNSAKAALAKARANLLTAGPKVARYKELVAIEGVSRQDYDDAVASFEQAKADVESAGAALETAAINVRYTNVYAPISGRISSSTVTAGALVTSGQAAALTTVQQLDPIYVDVTQSSNDLLRLKREIDSGTLKANNGQAKVSLLLADGTKYSESGKLQFAGVSVDPTTGNVTLRALFPNPKGDLLPGMYVRAVLESGVNESAIVVPQQGVTRNQKGQATALILNQEGKVEQRVLVTDGTVGDKWLVASGLAAGDRVIIEGLQKVKPGAPANVAKAAAPAAAAAAAGSASAH encoded by the coding sequence ATGGAACACACTTTTTCATTGTCCTCGTCCCGTAAGGCAGGCACGCTTGCCATGCTCTGCGCTTCCGTGATCGTCGCTGGCTGCAGCAAGGCGCCGGCCGGCGCCGGCGGCCCGCCGCCAGTGCCGGAAGTCGTGGTGTACACGATTGCACCGCAAGCTTTGCCGATCACCACGGAATTGCCAGGCCGCACCAATGCCTACCAGATCGCCGACGTGCGCCCGCAAGTGAGCGGCTTGATCCAGAAACGCCTGTTCGTCGAAGGCAGCGATGTCAAGGCCGGCACTGCCTTGTACCAGATCGACCCCGCCACCTACCAGGCAGCCTATAACTCGGCCAAGGCCGCGCTGGCCAAGGCCAGGGCGAACTTGCTGACCGCCGGTCCGAAAGTGGCGCGCTACAAGGAACTGGTGGCCATCGAAGGCGTCAGCCGCCAGGATTACGACGATGCCGTGGCGTCGTTCGAACAGGCCAAGGCCGATGTCGAATCGGCTGGCGCCGCGCTGGAAACGGCCGCCATCAATGTGCGCTACACCAATGTGTATGCGCCGATCAGCGGCCGCATCAGCAGCTCGACCGTGACCGCCGGCGCGCTGGTGACGTCCGGCCAGGCCGCCGCGCTGACCACCGTGCAGCAGCTCGACCCGATCTATGTCGACGTGACCCAGTCCAGCAACGACTTGCTGCGCCTGAAACGCGAAATCGACAGCGGCACGCTGAAAGCCAATAACGGCCAGGCCAAGGTGAGCTTGCTGCTGGCCGACGGCACCAAATACAGCGAAAGCGGCAAATTGCAGTTCGCCGGCGTCAGCGTCGATCCGACCACCGGCAACGTGACCTTGCGCGCCTTGTTCCCGAACCCGAAAGGCGATTTGTTGCCAGGCATGTATGTGCGCGCGGTACTGGAAAGCGGCGTCAATGAAAGCGCCATCGTGGTGCCGCAGCAAGGCGTGACGCGTAACCAGAAAGGCCAGGCCACTGCCTTGATCCTGAACCAGGAAGGCAAGGTCGAGCAACGCGTGCTGGTCACCGACGGCACCGTGGGCGACAAATGGCTGGTTGCTTCCGGCCTGGCGGCCGGCGACCGCGTGATCATCGAAGGCTTGCAGAAGGTCAAGCCGGGTGCGCCCGCGAACGTCGCCAAAGCCGCCGCTCCGGCAGCCGCGGCAGCCGCAGCCGGCAGTGCCAGCGCCCACTAA
- a CDS encoding ATPase domain-containing protein, whose product MNPANSDETTWLSTGVSGLDNILGGGFTPQRLHLVEGEPGTGKTTLALQFLMAGARLGEACLYITLGETAVELRAAARSHGWDLAGIHIEEIITNENILDPNQQYTIFHPSEIELGLTNQRILAAIERYQPARLVLDSLSEIELLAENPLRYRRQVMALKQYLASRRCTTLFVDDHSALNDAWQVRSVAHCVVILELQRQTYGVDRRHVRIVKYRGVAFRSGAHDYKIANGGLQVFPRLVAAETRQQGSRRSLSSGIAALDELTGGGLDEGMSTLISGPPGSGKSSLAAQFVDAATRRGEACAMFLFEESRSNLLYRSEQLGMQLNAALAAQLLTVQQIDPAELTPGEFIQAVIDAAETGARIIVVDSLNGYMKAVPDERFLGTYLHELLNYLGQCGIATVLIGVQQSLLGTVMTTSVDASYVADNVIMLRYFEAEGEVRQAISVFKKRGSPHQRGIHRFEIDHGIRIGRALTGFRGILGGIPTAGAVLTPLADASN is encoded by the coding sequence ATGAACCCTGCGAATAGCGATGAAACAACCTGGCTGTCGACGGGGGTGTCCGGACTGGACAATATACTCGGCGGCGGTTTTACGCCGCAGCGGCTGCATCTGGTGGAAGGCGAGCCGGGTACCGGCAAGACCACGCTGGCGCTGCAATTCCTGATGGCCGGCGCGCGCCTGGGCGAAGCGTGCCTGTATATCACGCTGGGGGAAACGGCGGTCGAACTGCGCGCCGCCGCCAGGTCGCACGGCTGGGACCTGGCCGGCATCCATATCGAAGAAATCATTACTAACGAAAATATTCTCGATCCTAACCAGCAATACACCATTTTTCATCCGTCCGAAATCGAACTCGGCCTGACCAACCAGCGCATCCTGGCGGCGATCGAACGATACCAGCCGGCGCGGCTGGTGCTTGATTCGCTATCCGAAATAGAACTGCTGGCGGAAAACCCCTTGCGCTACCGGCGCCAGGTAATGGCGCTGAAACAATACTTGGCCAGCCGCCGCTGCACCACGCTATTCGTTGACGACCATTCGGCGCTGAACGATGCCTGGCAAGTACGCAGCGTGGCGCATTGCGTGGTCATACTGGAATTGCAACGCCAGACGTATGGCGTGGACCGGCGCCATGTCCGCATCGTCAAATACCGCGGCGTGGCGTTTCGCAGCGGCGCCCACGATTACAAGATCGCTAACGGCGGCCTGCAAGTATTTCCGCGCCTGGTGGCGGCGGAAACCCGCCAGCAAGGCAGCCGGCGCAGCCTGTCGAGCGGCATCGCGGCGCTCGACGAATTGACCGGCGGCGGTCTCGACGAAGGCATGAGCACCCTGATTTCCGGCCCGCCGGGCAGCGGGAAATCGTCGCTGGCGGCGCAATTTGTCGACGCCGCGACGCGCCGCGGCGAAGCCTGTGCCATGTTTCTGTTCGAAGAATCGCGCAGCAACCTGCTATACCGCTCGGAGCAGCTCGGCATGCAATTGAACGCCGCGCTCGCGGCGCAGTTGCTGACGGTGCAGCAAATCGATCCGGCCGAACTGACGCCGGGGGAATTCATCCAGGCCGTCATCGACGCCGCCGAAACGGGCGCGCGCATCATCGTCGTCGACAGCCTGAACGGCTACATGAAAGCGGTGCCCGACGAACGCTTTCTTGGCACCTATCTGCATGAACTGCTTAATTACCTGGGCCAGTGCGGCATCGCCACGGTACTGATCGGGGTACAGCAAAGCCTGTTGGGCACGGTGATGACCACCTCGGTCGACGCCAGCTACGTGGCCGACAACGTCATCATGCTGCGCTACTTCGAGGCCGAAGGCGAAGTGCGCCAGGCAATTTCGGTGTTCAAGAAGCGCGGCAGTCCGCACCAGCGCGGCATCCACCGTTTTGAAATCGACCACGGCATCCGCATCGGCCGGGCGCTGACCGGCTTCCGCGGCATCCTCGGCGGCATCCCGACCGCCGGTGCGGTATTGACGCCACTGGCGGACGCTTCCAACTGA